A section of the Acidimicrobiales bacterium genome encodes:
- a CDS encoding helix-turn-helix transcriptional regulator, which produces MRNEVRTLRTTRGLSQAELAQAMAVSRQTINAIETERYTPSLPLAMNLARFFALTVEEVFDPDGNEQ; this is translated from the coding sequence GTGAGAAACGAGGTTCGGACCCTGCGCACGACCCGGGGACTGTCCCAGGCCGAGTTGGCGCAGGCGATGGCCGTCTCGCGGCAGACCATCAACGCCATCGAAACGGAGCGATACACGCCGTCACTCCCCTTAGCCATGAACCTGGCGAGGTTCTTCGCCCTTACCGTGGAGGAGGTCTTCGATCCCGATGGGAACGAACAGTGA
- a CDS encoding AAA family ATPase: MAVAEAVAGTERLVLVVGPAGTGKATALGTAARSLAAEGRPALGLAPSGKAADVLVAETGWPATTLAKLLSDAGRPGYRPPPAGTTVVLDEAGMAATDDLDALVGLLDRHRWRLVCVGDPAQLPAVGRGGMFELWCERVGAHTLEEVRRFDETWQAEASLALRRGKRSAAAAYAAHGRLDAVHSALLPERVARFHRLRTRAGRSLATTTASAGMARDVNLAIQHSHNPGRVGPSVPLADGSAAFAGDRVATRLRRRHRPAAERHHRRGRAAGLAHPGSRRRATGSAGATVGGAATAPTSSRASATARGQFGRRGR, translated from the coding sequence GTGGCGGTGGCCGAGGCGGTGGCCGGCACCGAGCGCCTGGTGCTGGTGGTTGGACCGGCCGGCACCGGCAAGGCCACCGCCCTCGGCACCGCCGCCCGCTCGCTGGCTGCCGAGGGCCGCCCGGCCCTCGGCCTCGCTCCCTCCGGCAAGGCGGCCGACGTGCTCGTTGCCGAGACGGGCTGGCCGGCCACCACCCTGGCCAAGCTGCTATCCGACGCCGGCCGTCCCGGCTACCGGCCCCCGCCGGCCGGCACCACGGTGGTCCTCGACGAGGCCGGGATGGCCGCCACCGACGACCTCGATGCCCTGGTGGGCCTGTTGGACCGTCATCGCTGGCGACTGGTGTGCGTGGGCGACCCGGCCCAGCTGCCGGCCGTCGGCCGGGGCGGGATGTTCGAGCTGTGGTGCGAGCGGGTGGGCGCCCACACCCTCGAGGAGGTGCGCCGCTTCGACGAGACCTGGCAGGCCGAGGCCAGCCTGGCCCTGCGCCGGGGGAAGCGGTCGGCGGCTGCCGCCTACGCCGCCCACGGTCGCCTCGACGCCGTCCACTCCGCCCTCCTGCCCGAGCGGGTGGCCCGGTTCCACCGGCTGCGCACCCGCGCCGGTCGCAGCCTGGCCACCACAACCGCCTCGGCCGGCATGGCCCGGGACGTCAACCTGGCCATCCAGCACAGCCACAATCCCGGCCGGGTCGGGCCGTCCGTGCCCCTGGCCGACGGCAGCGCCGCCTTCGCCGGCGACCGGGTGGCCACCCGCCTTCGCCGCCGTCATCGCCCGGCCGCCGAACGCCACCACCGCCGTGGCCGAGCGGCTGGACTCGCCCATCCCGGTTCCCGTCGCCGAGCCACAGGAAGCGCGGGCGCCACGGTCGGCGGAGCCGCCACTGCCCCCACGAGCAGCCGAGCCAGCGCCACCGCCAGAGGTCAATTCGGACGACGAGGACGATGA
- a CDS encoding type II toxin-antitoxin system PemK/MazF family toxin codes for MTDLPARGEVWWCELPAIGRRPVVVLTRDAAIPRLGRTLVGPCTTTIRGLASEVVLEPGDDPVPRRSAVNLDSVESVSLAVLVERLGRLSSERMAKVCAALAVAVDCEG; via the coding sequence ATGACCGACCTTCCCGCTCGCGGCGAGGTGTGGTGGTGTGAGCTCCCGGCGATCGGGCGGCGACCTGTCGTCGTCCTGACACGGGACGCCGCGATTCCCCGACTGGGGCGGACGCTCGTCGGTCCGTGCACCACGACCATCCGGGGTCTCGCGAGCGAGGTTGTGCTGGAGCCCGGAGACGACCCGGTACCGAGGCGGTCAGCTGTCAACCTTGATTCCGTCGAGAGCGTGTCGCTGGCCGTCCTCGTCGAGCGGCTCGGTCGCCTCAGCAGCGAGCGAATGGCCAAAGTGTGCGCCGCACTCGCCGTCGCCGTCGATTGCGAAGGGTGA
- a CDS encoding type II toxin-antitoxin system VapB family antitoxin: protein MSTTVDGDLLAEARHLRPGANDAALMDEALRALLARHRAAEIDSTYGTYDRHPLEEPDEWGDLASFRQAAAGT, encoded by the coding sequence TTGAGCACGACCGTCGATGGTGACCTTTTGGCCGAGGCCCGTCATCTCCGGCCAGGCGCGAACGACGCAGCCTTGATGGACGAGGCGCTGCGGGCACTACTCGCTCGGCACCGGGCCGCCGAGATCGACTCGACATACGGCACGTACGACCGTCATCCCCTCGAGGAGCCCGATGAGTGGGGCGATCTGGCATCGTTCCGGCAGGCCGCGGCCGGCACATGA
- a CDS encoding tyrosine-type recombinase/integrase: MRQEQDRRRWATPPFQARDRLRPLPKFLDDADFTLFMRALAEEPEPLTRLAIELLARTGMRVGELCDLEAGAVVLIGDGHWLRNPVGKLHNDRYIPLHDHLVELIAEWSEGHDDAGTGRLLTKNGRPLRRDIVARMLDRVARRAGIGHVHPHRLRHTLATQAINRGMSLEAVAALLGHRSLEMIMTYARIADRTVAEEYFNVSAKVDALYGKPATLPAGEEGPAMARLRKEHHRMLGNGYCTRPVELDCAFESICERCSYFATTVEFRPTLRRQRNDARRKNQTGREELFTTLLDGIEKSADTP; encoded by the coding sequence GTGCGTCAGGAGCAAGATCGGCGCCGTTGGGCCACACCACCGTTCCAAGCTCGGGATCGACTGAGGCCCCTGCCCAAGTTCCTCGACGACGCCGACTTCACCCTCTTCATGCGGGCCCTGGCCGAGGAGCCCGAACCGCTGACCCGCCTGGCCATCGAGTTGCTGGCCCGCACCGGCATGCGCGTGGGCGAGCTGTGCGACCTGGAGGCCGGTGCCGTGGTGCTCATCGGCGACGGGCACTGGCTGCGCAACCCGGTGGGCAAGCTCCACAACGACCGCTACATCCCCCTCCACGACCATCTGGTCGAGCTCATCGCCGAGTGGTCAGAGGGACACGACGACGCCGGCACCGGGCGGTTGTTGACCAAGAACGGGCGACCGCTGCGGCGCGACATCGTTGCCCGCATGCTCGACCGGGTGGCCCGCCGGGCCGGCATCGGCCACGTCCACCCCCACCGCCTTCGCCACACCCTCGCCACCCAGGCCATCAACCGGGGCATGAGCCTGGAGGCGGTGGCCGCCCTGCTGGGGCACCGCTCGTTGGAAATGATCATGACCTATGCCCGTATCGCCGATCGCACCGTGGCCGAGGAGTACTTCAACGTGAGCGCCAAGGTCGACGCCCTCTACGGCAAGCCGGCCACGCTCCCGGCCGGCGAGGAGGGGCCGGCCATGGCTCGGCTGCGCAAGGAGCACCACCGCATGCTGGGCAACGGCTACTGCACCCGCCCCGTCGAGCTCGACTGCGCCTTCGAGTCGATCTGCGAGCGGTGCTCCTACTTCGCCACCACCGTCGAGTTCCGGCCCACCCTTCGCCGCCAGCGCAACGACGCCCGGCGCAAGAACCAGACCGGTCGAGAGGAGCTCTTCACCACGCTGCTCGACGGCATCGAGAAATCTGCTGATACCCCTTGA